The window GAGAAGAACGCCGCGGGCCGGCGCGTGCTGCTCGTGATCGACGAGGCGCAGAACCTCGACCCGGCGGTGCTCGAGCAGGTGAGGCTGCTCTCGAACCTCGAGACCGACCGCGCAAAGCTCCTGCAGATCGTGCTGATCGGGCAGCCCGAGCTCGAGGAGAATCTGGCGCGCTCGGATCTTCGCCAGCTGCGCCAGCGCATCACGGTCCGCTGGAGCCTGCGCGCGCTCACGCGAAGCGAGGTCGGCGAGTATCTGGAGCACCGGCTGCGCGTCGCCGGCCTTTCGGATCCGCAGATCTTCACGCCCGGAGCGGTGCGCGCGATCACGCGCGTCTCGCGCGGCATTCCGCGCCTGATCAACGCGGTCGCGGACCGCGCCCTGCTCGCGGGCTACTCCGAAGGCAGCCGGCAGATCGACGCGAGACTGGTGCGCCGGGCTTCGCGCGAGCTGCCCGCGACGGAGATCTCGGGCTTTCGCGAGGGGGTCTGCGCCTTCCGATCGCGTTCGGCCTGGTCGCGATCGGAGTGCTGCTCGGGCTCGCCGTCACCGCGTTCACGCCGCGTGTCGCGCTCGACTCCCAGGAGAGCGCGGCCACGGCGATCGCGCCGGTCTCCTCCGCGCCGGCTCTCGGCATCGGGGTCGATGCGCGCGGGGAGCTCGTGAGCGCCGCGGAGGCGATGCAGGCGCTGCTCATGGCCTGGGGCTACGACAAGCCGATCGGCGCCGAGCTCGATCCCGATCGCTATTCCGACGCCGTGCGCGCGATTGCGCCGCTGAACGTGCTCTCGCTGCGCGGAGGTCTCCAGATGCTGACCAGCCTGGATCTTCCCGCCGTGCTCGAGTTCGAGTCGCGCCCCGGCGAGCGCCGCTACGTCGCGCTGCTCGGCCTGGACGACGCGGGCACGGCGCAGCTGCAGATCGCCGGCGAGGCGGTCGCGCTGCCGCTGGCCGAGCTCGAGCGAAGCTGGACCGGTCGCACGTTCTATCTCTGGACCAACTTCGAGTCGGTGCCCGTGCTTCTGCCCGGAATGAAAGGCCGCCCGATCCGCTGGCTGCAGGCCAGGCTCGCCGAGCTCGGATACTTGGAGCCCGGGGATGCGAGCGAGGAGTTCGACGAGCTCACCTCGAGCGCCCTGCGCGTGTTCCAGCGCACGCACGGCTTGGAGCCCAGCGATCAGCTCGGTCCCGAGACGCTGGTCGCTCTGTACCAGTCGCTCGACTACACCACTCCGCGGCTGCGCGAGCTCGAGGAAGCGCGGTGAGCACGATCCTCGACGCGCTGCGCAAGGTCCAGCGCGACCGCTCCGCGCAGACGCCGCCGGCCGATCTGCGCGGCTCGGTCACGAGCGAGACACCGTCGCCCGCGCGGCGCAGGCCCCGCCGGAGCTCCGGATGGATCGCCGCGCTCGCGCTGATTCTGGCCGCGGGCGCGGCGGGCTCCTGGCTGTA is drawn from Deltaproteobacteria bacterium and contains these coding sequences:
- a CDS encoding ATPase; translation: MYTGFYGLREKPFSLAPDPRYLFLSASHREALAHLLYGIEEGEGFIEVIGQVGTGKTTLCRTLLDRIGQGAEIAYIFNPSPSELELLSAINREFGLPTAVRTRTELLESLNRFLLEKNAAGRRVLLVIDEAQNLDPAVLEQVRLLSNLETDRAKLLQIVLIGQPELEENLARSDLRQLRQRITVRWSLRALTRSEVGEYLEHRLRVAGLSDPQIFTPGAVRAITRVSRGIPRLINAVADRALLAGYSEGSRQIDARLVRRASRELPATEISGFREGVCAFRSRSAWSRSECCSGSPSPRSRRVSRSTPRRARPRRSRRSPPRRLSASGSMRAGSS
- a CDS encoding peptidoglycan-binding protein, giving the protein MSAAEAMQALLMAWGYDKPIGAELDPDRYSDAVRAIAPLNVLSLRGGLQMLTSLDLPAVLEFESRPGERRYVALLGLDDAGTAQLQIAGEAVALPLAELERSWTGRTFYLWTNFESVPVLLPGMKGRPIRWLQARLAELGYLEPGDASEEFDELTSSALRVFQRTHGLEPSDQLGPETLVALYQSLDYTTPRLRELEEAR